Below is a genomic region from candidate division KSB1 bacterium.
TTGTTTCTCAACGCAGCGGAGCTATTCAAGGATGTTAAAAATCAGACAACCTTTTTCCTCGAATTGATCTGATGATCGCAACAGATGTCTTAATTTGCCTACGACTTCAGAATTGAGACCAGGCCAGAGATATTTTCTTTTCATTGATCTTTATCATCTGATCCTGAACAATTGAAAGATCGGTCAGTTGTGGCCTTGAAACGCTCCTCTTTCCAGCTAAATTTGCCGAGCTGTCCCCAAAGCCCGAAAATGACCACATAAGGGATGTGAAGTATCATCGCCAGGGGGAAAATAGTCAATGCCCGTCGATCATCCAAAATGGCAGCGAATCGATATATTAATTGGAATTCTGCCAGGCTTTTGGCTAACCAGCAGACGAACGGCAGCCAGAGAAAGTTGGAATAGAAGCAGCTCACCGGCAGCCACGCAAGCAGGCAGAGATTCAATAGATAAATCGAAATGAGCAGCGCTTTCAATTGCAGCGAGTAATGACGGCCTTTTGATGCATGGCGAATGCGTTGATTGGCGAACTGACGCCATCCCTGGGGTGGTCGCGTGATCACGGTGGTCGTCCTGTCGATGGAGTATCGTACGGACCAGTTGGTCTGCCGCGTCACCAGATGCAAAAACAGGTCGTCGTCCCCCGAGACCAAATGTTGAATTTGCTTAAACCCCGCAACGGAATTGAAGGTTTCTTTTCGATATCCCAGGTTGCGCCCATTGCAGGTGAGCGGTTTGTTGAGGCCAAAGCTCCCCGCAGCGACTGCAGCCAGCGATAATGAATCCAATTTGAGCAACTGCGAAAAGAGCGTATTGCGATCGCGAGGCTCGATGGGCGAAAAGCCAGCCACCAAGCCGACCTCTGGCTCAAAATAGCGGACCATCCCCTCGATCCAGCCAGAATGAGGGGCGCAGTCGGCGTCAGTCGTCAGGATGATTTCCCCTCGTGCGGCGCGAATTCCCAATTCCAAGGCATGTTTTTTAGGTGAAATGCCCGTCGGCAGTTCCCTCACCTCGATCAATTTTATCTGGCTGTTCTCTTGCATAAATTCTCTCACAATCTCCGCCGTCCGGTCATTCGATCGATCATTGATGACAATGATCTCGTAACAATCCGATGAATAAGATTGATTCACCAAGCTGGAGAGACAGGCACCAATCGTGGCTTGTTCATTTCGAGCAGCCACGACGACCGATACCTGAAATTTTTGTTCATTTTGCCCAGTTTTGAGAAAGAACAACCCCCGAGAGAGCTGCCATAACAAGAAACAGTACCCCAATGTCAGTAAAATTGTTAAAGTAGATAAAGCGATTAGCATGGATGATCTTAGCTGCGAGTCTGTGATGAGAGGGGTATCAATCGAGTATTTTTAATGCGCTATTTTAGCATCGACAATCGTTTTAATCGAAGAAAGAGCTCTTGGGTCCACCAGGTTTCTCTATAAATTCCGTTACGGATATATCTTGCTTCTGCAGCGCGAAT
It encodes:
- a CDS encoding glycosyltransferase, coding for MLIALSTLTILLTLGYCFLLWQLSRGLFFLKTGQNEQKFQVSVVVAARNEQATIGACLSSLVNQSYSSDCYEIIVINDRSNDRTAEIVREFMQENSQIKLIEVRELPTGISPKKHALELGIRAARGEIILTTDADCAPHSGWIEGMVRYFEPEVGLVAGFSPIEPRDRNTLFSQLLKLDSLSLAAVAAGSFGLNKPLTCNGRNLGYRKETFNSVAGFKQIQHLVSGDDDLFLHLVTRQTNWSVRYSIDRTTTVITRPPQGWRQFANQRIRHASKGRHYSLQLKALLISIYLLNLCLLAWLPVSCFYSNFLWLPFVCWLAKSLAEFQLIYRFAAILDDRRALTIFPLAMILHIPYVVIFGLWGQLGKFSWKEERFKATTDRSFNCSGSDDKDQ